The Dunckerocampus dactyliophorus isolate RoL2022-P2 chromosome 1, RoL_Ddac_1.1, whole genome shotgun sequence genome has a segment encoding these proteins:
- the LOC129189323 gene encoding arfaptin-2-like isoform X9 — MADGIMSKAATMEIPINSNGDTRTLSEDDGLEQAVKLQRRLDEKDLQQVMVSGPNLNETSIVSGGYGGTAEGIIPTGSIKGPAVRYNADFHKRIPVTGIGPSMHHSSSSSSMAAEDTSRGVAVEKLENVKKWGLSTYKCTKQMISERFGRGSRTVDLELEAQIELLRDTKCKYENVLRLARALTNHFYNMVQTQHSLGDTFADLSQKSPELRDEFGYNAETQKLLCKNGETLLGAINFFVSSINTLVNKTMEDTLMTIKMYENSRLEYDAYRSDLEELSLGPRDAAAVARIDAAQEQYQVQKDRYERLRSDVTIKLKFLEENKVKVMHKQLLLFHNAISAYFAGNQQQLAQTLQQFNIKLKPPGADKPSWLEEQ; from the exons ATGGCGGACGGCATCATGAGCAAAGCCGCCACCATGGAGATCCCCATCAACAGCAATGGCGACACAAGAACACTATCTGAAGATGACGGCCTAGAACAG GCTGTTAAGCTGCAGCGGCGTTTAGATGAGAAG GACCTGCAGCAGGTGATGGTGTCGGGTCCAAACCTCAACGAGACCAGCATTGTGTCTGGGGGTTACGGAGGCACGGCGGAGGGAATCATCCCCACTGGCTCCATCAAAG GACCTGCTGTGCGCTACAACGCTGACTTTCACAAACGGATCCCCGTTACAGGAATAG GTCCCAGCATGcatcacagcagcagcagctcctccaTGGCGGCAGAGGACACCAGCCGAGGTGTGGCGGTGGAGAAGCTGGAAAATGTCAAGAAGTGGGGTCTGAGCACCTACAAG TGCACCAAGCAAATGATCTCAGAGCGTTTTGGCCGCGGATCCCGGACCGTGGACCTGGAGCTGGAAGCCCAGATCGAACTGCTGAGAGACACCAAGTGCAAATACGAGAATGTGCTGCGACTGGCCCGAGCGCTGACCAACCACTTCTACAACATGGTGCAGACGCAGCACTCGCTGGGAGACACCTTCGCCGACCTCAGCCAGAAGTCTCCTGAGCTGCGG GACGAGTTTGGCTACAACGCAGAGACCCAGAAGCTTCTTTGCAAGAACGGCGAGACTCTGCTGGGCGCCATCAACTTCTTTGTATCCAGCATCAACACGCTGGTCAACAAGACCATGGAAGACACCCTCATGACCATCAAGATGTATGAAAACTCCAG GTTGGAGTACGACGCCTATCGGTCGGACCTGGAGGAGCTGAGTTTGGGTCCCAGGGACGCAGCGGCTGTGGCCCGCATAGACGCGGCGCAGGAGCAGTACCAAGTCCAGAAGGATAGGTACGAACGACTCCGCTCAGATGTCACCATCAAACTGAAGTTCCTGGAAGAGAACAAG GTGAAGGTGATGCACAAGCAGCTTCTGCTCTTCCACAACGCCATCTCCGCCTACTTTGCCGGTAACCAGCAGCAGCTGGCACAGACGCTCCAGCAGTTCAACATCAAGCTGAAGCCCCCGGGGGCAGACAAGCCATCCTGGCTGGAGGAGCAGTGA
- the LOC129189323 gene encoding arfaptin-2-like isoform X14, with protein sequence MADGIMSKAATMEIPINSNGDTRTLSEDDGLEQQVMVSGPNLNETSIVSGGYGGTAEGIIPTGSIKGPAVRYNADFHKRIPVTGIGPSMHHSSSSSSMAAEDTSRGVAVEKLENVKKWGLSTYKCTKQMISERFGRGSRTVDLELEAQIELLRDTKCKYENVLRLARALTNHFYNMVQTQHSLGDTFADLSQKSPELRDEFGYNAETQKLLCKNGETLLGAINFFVSSINTLVNKTMEDTLMTIKMYENSRLEYDAYRSDLEELSLGPRDAAAVARIDAAQEQYQVQKDRYERLRSDVTIKLKFLEENKVKVMHKQLLLFHNAISAYFAGNQQQLAQTLQQFNIKLKPPGADKPSWLEEQ encoded by the exons ATGGCGGACGGCATCATGAGCAAAGCCGCCACCATGGAGATCCCCATCAACAGCAATGGCGACACAAGAACACTATCTGAAGATGACGGCCTAGAACAG CAGGTGATGGTGTCGGGTCCAAACCTCAACGAGACCAGCATTGTGTCTGGGGGTTACGGAGGCACGGCGGAGGGAATCATCCCCACTGGCTCCATCAAAG GACCTGCTGTGCGCTACAACGCTGACTTTCACAAACGGATCCCCGTTACAGGAATAG GTCCCAGCATGcatcacagcagcagcagctcctccaTGGCGGCAGAGGACACCAGCCGAGGTGTGGCGGTGGAGAAGCTGGAAAATGTCAAGAAGTGGGGTCTGAGCACCTACAAG TGCACCAAGCAAATGATCTCAGAGCGTTTTGGCCGCGGATCCCGGACCGTGGACCTGGAGCTGGAAGCCCAGATCGAACTGCTGAGAGACACCAAGTGCAAATACGAGAATGTGCTGCGACTGGCCCGAGCGCTGACCAACCACTTCTACAACATGGTGCAGACGCAGCACTCGCTGGGAGACACCTTCGCCGACCTCAGCCAGAAGTCTCCTGAGCTGCGG GACGAGTTTGGCTACAACGCAGAGACCCAGAAGCTTCTTTGCAAGAACGGCGAGACTCTGCTGGGCGCCATCAACTTCTTTGTATCCAGCATCAACACGCTGGTCAACAAGACCATGGAAGACACCCTCATGACCATCAAGATGTATGAAAACTCCAG GTTGGAGTACGACGCCTATCGGTCGGACCTGGAGGAGCTGAGTTTGGGTCCCAGGGACGCAGCGGCTGTGGCCCGCATAGACGCGGCGCAGGAGCAGTACCAAGTCCAGAAGGATAGGTACGAACGACTCCGCTCAGATGTCACCATCAAACTGAAGTTCCTGGAAGAGAACAAG GTGAAGGTGATGCACAAGCAGCTTCTGCTCTTCCACAACGCCATCTCCGCCTACTTTGCCGGTAACCAGCAGCAGCTGGCACAGACGCTCCAGCAGTTCAACATCAAGCTGAAGCCCCCGGGGGCAGACAAGCCATCCTGGCTGGAGGAGCAGTGA
- the LOC129189323 gene encoding arfaptin-2-like isoform X12 — protein MADGIMSKAATMEIPINSNGDTRTLSEDDGLEQDLQQVMVSGPNLNETSIVSGGYGGTAEGIIPTGSIKGPAVRYNADFHKRIPVTGIGPSMHHSSSSSSMAAEDTSRGVAVEKLENVKKWGLSTYKCTKQMISERFGRGSRTVDLELEAQIELLRDTKCKYENVLRLARALTNHFYNMVQTQHSLGDTFADLSQKSPELRDEFGYNAETQKLLCKNGETLLGAINFFVSSINTLVNKTMEDTLMTIKMYENSRLEYDAYRSDLEELSLGPRDAAAVARIDAAQEQYQVQKDRYERLRSDVTIKLKFLEENKVKVMHKQLLLFHNAISAYFAGNQQQLAQTLQQFNIKLKPPGADKPSWLEEQ, from the exons ATGGCGGACGGCATCATGAGCAAAGCCGCCACCATGGAGATCCCCATCAACAGCAATGGCGACACAAGAACACTATCTGAAGATGACGGCCTAGAACAG GACCTGCAGCAGGTGATGGTGTCGGGTCCAAACCTCAACGAGACCAGCATTGTGTCTGGGGGTTACGGAGGCACGGCGGAGGGAATCATCCCCACTGGCTCCATCAAAG GACCTGCTGTGCGCTACAACGCTGACTTTCACAAACGGATCCCCGTTACAGGAATAG GTCCCAGCATGcatcacagcagcagcagctcctccaTGGCGGCAGAGGACACCAGCCGAGGTGTGGCGGTGGAGAAGCTGGAAAATGTCAAGAAGTGGGGTCTGAGCACCTACAAG TGCACCAAGCAAATGATCTCAGAGCGTTTTGGCCGCGGATCCCGGACCGTGGACCTGGAGCTGGAAGCCCAGATCGAACTGCTGAGAGACACCAAGTGCAAATACGAGAATGTGCTGCGACTGGCCCGAGCGCTGACCAACCACTTCTACAACATGGTGCAGACGCAGCACTCGCTGGGAGACACCTTCGCCGACCTCAGCCAGAAGTCTCCTGAGCTGCGG GACGAGTTTGGCTACAACGCAGAGACCCAGAAGCTTCTTTGCAAGAACGGCGAGACTCTGCTGGGCGCCATCAACTTCTTTGTATCCAGCATCAACACGCTGGTCAACAAGACCATGGAAGACACCCTCATGACCATCAAGATGTATGAAAACTCCAG GTTGGAGTACGACGCCTATCGGTCGGACCTGGAGGAGCTGAGTTTGGGTCCCAGGGACGCAGCGGCTGTGGCCCGCATAGACGCGGCGCAGGAGCAGTACCAAGTCCAGAAGGATAGGTACGAACGACTCCGCTCAGATGTCACCATCAAACTGAAGTTCCTGGAAGAGAACAAG GTGAAGGTGATGCACAAGCAGCTTCTGCTCTTCCACAACGCCATCTCCGCCTACTTTGCCGGTAACCAGCAGCAGCTGGCACAGACGCTCCAGCAGTTCAACATCAAGCTGAAGCCCCCGGGGGCAGACAAGCCATCCTGGCTGGAGGAGCAGTGA
- the LOC129189323 gene encoding arfaptin-2-like isoform X1, producing the protein MYCIVSVNTLNDECQSSLLTICRSLMILIFFDIFRPRLLISVIFCFPFFPPSCLSLLFLLEVYVQAVKLQRRLDEKVGSCRGARDLQQVMVSGPNLNETSIVSGGYGGTAEGIIPTGSIKGPAVRYNADFHKRIPVTGIGPSMHHSSSSSSMAAEDTSRGVAVEKLENVKKWGLSTYKCTKQMISERFGRGSRTVDLELEAQIELLRDTKCKYENVLRLARALTNHFYNMVQTQHSLGDTFADLSQKSPELRDEFGYNAETQKLLCKNGETLLGAINFFVSSINTLVNKTMEDTLMTIKMYENSRLEYDAYRSDLEELSLGPRDAAAVARIDAAQEQYQVQKDRYERLRSDVTIKLKFLEENKVKVMHKQLLLFHNAISAYFAGNQQQLAQTLQQFNIKLKPPGADKPSWLEEQ; encoded by the exons atgtactgtattgtcaGTGTAAACACGCTAAATGATGAATGTCAGTCATCACTGCTCACCATCTGCAGGTCACTCATGATTTTGATTTTCTTTGACATCTTTCGACCTCGTCTCCTgatttctgtcatattttgttttcccttttttcccccttcctgtttgtctttgttgtttttgttggagGTCTATGTGCAGGCTGTTAAGCTGCAGCGGCGTTTAGATGAGAAGGTAGGAAGCTGCAGAGGCGCCAGG GACCTGCAGCAGGTGATGGTGTCGGGTCCAAACCTCAACGAGACCAGCATTGTGTCTGGGGGTTACGGAGGCACGGCGGAGGGAATCATCCCCACTGGCTCCATCAAAG GACCTGCTGTGCGCTACAACGCTGACTTTCACAAACGGATCCCCGTTACAGGAATAG GTCCCAGCATGcatcacagcagcagcagctcctccaTGGCGGCAGAGGACACCAGCCGAGGTGTGGCGGTGGAGAAGCTGGAAAATGTCAAGAAGTGGGGTCTGAGCACCTACAAG TGCACCAAGCAAATGATCTCAGAGCGTTTTGGCCGCGGATCCCGGACCGTGGACCTGGAGCTGGAAGCCCAGATCGAACTGCTGAGAGACACCAAGTGCAAATACGAGAATGTGCTGCGACTGGCCCGAGCGCTGACCAACCACTTCTACAACATGGTGCAGACGCAGCACTCGCTGGGAGACACCTTCGCCGACCTCAGCCAGAAGTCTCCTGAGCTGCGG GACGAGTTTGGCTACAACGCAGAGACCCAGAAGCTTCTTTGCAAGAACGGCGAGACTCTGCTGGGCGCCATCAACTTCTTTGTATCCAGCATCAACACGCTGGTCAACAAGACCATGGAAGACACCCTCATGACCATCAAGATGTATGAAAACTCCAG GTTGGAGTACGACGCCTATCGGTCGGACCTGGAGGAGCTGAGTTTGGGTCCCAGGGACGCAGCGGCTGTGGCCCGCATAGACGCGGCGCAGGAGCAGTACCAAGTCCAGAAGGATAGGTACGAACGACTCCGCTCAGATGTCACCATCAAACTGAAGTTCCTGGAAGAGAACAAG GTGAAGGTGATGCACAAGCAGCTTCTGCTCTTCCACAACGCCATCTCCGCCTACTTTGCCGGTAACCAGCAGCAGCTGGCACAGACGCTCCAGCAGTTCAACATCAAGCTGAAGCCCCCGGGGGCAGACAAGCCATCCTGGCTGGAGGAGCAGTGA
- the LOC129189323 gene encoding arfaptin-2-like isoform X13: MADGIMSKAATMEIPINSNGDTRTLSEDDGLEQEVYVQAVKLQRRLDEKDLQQVMVSGPNLNETSIVSGGYGGTAEGIIPTGSIKGPSMHHSSSSSSMAAEDTSRGVAVEKLENVKKWGLSTYKCTKQMISERFGRGSRTVDLELEAQIELLRDTKCKYENVLRLARALTNHFYNMVQTQHSLGDTFADLSQKSPELRDEFGYNAETQKLLCKNGETLLGAINFFVSSINTLVNKTMEDTLMTIKMYENSRLEYDAYRSDLEELSLGPRDAAAVARIDAAQEQYQVQKDRYERLRSDVTIKLKFLEENKVKVMHKQLLLFHNAISAYFAGNQQQLAQTLQQFNIKLKPPGADKPSWLEEQ; this comes from the exons ATGGCGGACGGCATCATGAGCAAAGCCGCCACCATGGAGATCCCCATCAACAGCAATGGCGACACAAGAACACTATCTGAAGATGACGGCCTAGAACAGG agGTCTATGTGCAGGCTGTTAAGCTGCAGCGGCGTTTAGATGAGAAG GACCTGCAGCAGGTGATGGTGTCGGGTCCAAACCTCAACGAGACCAGCATTGTGTCTGGGGGTTACGGAGGCACGGCGGAGGGAATCATCCCCACTGGCTCCATCAAAG GTCCCAGCATGcatcacagcagcagcagctcctccaTGGCGGCAGAGGACACCAGCCGAGGTGTGGCGGTGGAGAAGCTGGAAAATGTCAAGAAGTGGGGTCTGAGCACCTACAAG TGCACCAAGCAAATGATCTCAGAGCGTTTTGGCCGCGGATCCCGGACCGTGGACCTGGAGCTGGAAGCCCAGATCGAACTGCTGAGAGACACCAAGTGCAAATACGAGAATGTGCTGCGACTGGCCCGAGCGCTGACCAACCACTTCTACAACATGGTGCAGACGCAGCACTCGCTGGGAGACACCTTCGCCGACCTCAGCCAGAAGTCTCCTGAGCTGCGG GACGAGTTTGGCTACAACGCAGAGACCCAGAAGCTTCTTTGCAAGAACGGCGAGACTCTGCTGGGCGCCATCAACTTCTTTGTATCCAGCATCAACACGCTGGTCAACAAGACCATGGAAGACACCCTCATGACCATCAAGATGTATGAAAACTCCAG GTTGGAGTACGACGCCTATCGGTCGGACCTGGAGGAGCTGAGTTTGGGTCCCAGGGACGCAGCGGCTGTGGCCCGCATAGACGCGGCGCAGGAGCAGTACCAAGTCCAGAAGGATAGGTACGAACGACTCCGCTCAGATGTCACCATCAAACTGAAGTTCCTGGAAGAGAACAAG GTGAAGGTGATGCACAAGCAGCTTCTGCTCTTCCACAACGCCATCTCCGCCTACTTTGCCGGTAACCAGCAGCAGCTGGCACAGACGCTCCAGCAGTTCAACATCAAGCTGAAGCCCCCGGGGGCAGACAAGCCATCCTGGCTGGAGGAGCAGTGA
- the LOC129189323 gene encoding arfaptin-2-like isoform X18 — translation MVSGPNLNETSIVSGGYGGTAEGIIPTGSIKGPAVRYNADFHKRIPVTGIGPSMHHSSSSSSMAAEDTSRGVAVEKLENVKKWGLSTYKCTKQMISERFGRGSRTVDLELEAQIELLRDTKCKYENVLRLARALTNHFYNMVQTQHSLGDTFADLSQKSPELRDEFGYNAETQKLLCKNGETLLGAINFFVSSINTLVNKTMEDTLMTIKMYENSRLEYDAYRSDLEELSLGPRDAAAVARIDAAQEQYQVQKDRYERLRSDVTIKLKFLEENKVKVMHKQLLLFHNAISAYFAGNQQQLAQTLQQFNIKLKPPGADKPSWLEEQ, via the exons ATGGTGTCGGGTCCAAACCTCAACGAGACCAGCATTGTGTCTGGGGGTTACGGAGGCACGGCGGAGGGAATCATCCCCACTGGCTCCATCAAAG GACCTGCTGTGCGCTACAACGCTGACTTTCACAAACGGATCCCCGTTACAGGAATAG GTCCCAGCATGcatcacagcagcagcagctcctccaTGGCGGCAGAGGACACCAGCCGAGGTGTGGCGGTGGAGAAGCTGGAAAATGTCAAGAAGTGGGGTCTGAGCACCTACAAG TGCACCAAGCAAATGATCTCAGAGCGTTTTGGCCGCGGATCCCGGACCGTGGACCTGGAGCTGGAAGCCCAGATCGAACTGCTGAGAGACACCAAGTGCAAATACGAGAATGTGCTGCGACTGGCCCGAGCGCTGACCAACCACTTCTACAACATGGTGCAGACGCAGCACTCGCTGGGAGACACCTTCGCCGACCTCAGCCAGAAGTCTCCTGAGCTGCGG GACGAGTTTGGCTACAACGCAGAGACCCAGAAGCTTCTTTGCAAGAACGGCGAGACTCTGCTGGGCGCCATCAACTTCTTTGTATCCAGCATCAACACGCTGGTCAACAAGACCATGGAAGACACCCTCATGACCATCAAGATGTATGAAAACTCCAG GTTGGAGTACGACGCCTATCGGTCGGACCTGGAGGAGCTGAGTTTGGGTCCCAGGGACGCAGCGGCTGTGGCCCGCATAGACGCGGCGCAGGAGCAGTACCAAGTCCAGAAGGATAGGTACGAACGACTCCGCTCAGATGTCACCATCAAACTGAAGTTCCTGGAAGAGAACAAG GTGAAGGTGATGCACAAGCAGCTTCTGCTCTTCCACAACGCCATCTCCGCCTACTTTGCCGGTAACCAGCAGCAGCTGGCACAGACGCTCCAGCAGTTCAACATCAAGCTGAAGCCCCCGGGGGCAGACAAGCCATCCTGGCTGGAGGAGCAGTGA
- the LOC129189323 gene encoding arfaptin-2-like isoform X8 translates to MADGIMSKAATMEIPINSNGDTRTLSEDDGLEQVYVQAVKLQRRLDEKQVMVSGPNLNETSIVSGGYGGTAEGIIPTGSIKGPAVRYNADFHKRIPVTGIGPSMHHSSSSSSMAAEDTSRGVAVEKLENVKKWGLSTYKCTKQMISERFGRGSRTVDLELEAQIELLRDTKCKYENVLRLARALTNHFYNMVQTQHSLGDTFADLSQKSPELRDEFGYNAETQKLLCKNGETLLGAINFFVSSINTLVNKTMEDTLMTIKMYENSRLEYDAYRSDLEELSLGPRDAAAVARIDAAQEQYQVQKDRYERLRSDVTIKLKFLEENKVKVMHKQLLLFHNAISAYFAGNQQQLAQTLQQFNIKLKPPGADKPSWLEEQ, encoded by the exons ATGGCGGACGGCATCATGAGCAAAGCCGCCACCATGGAGATCCCCATCAACAGCAATGGCGACACAAGAACACTATCTGAAGATGACGGCCTAGAACAG GTCTATGTGCAGGCTGTTAAGCTGCAGCGGCGTTTAGATGAGAAG CAGGTGATGGTGTCGGGTCCAAACCTCAACGAGACCAGCATTGTGTCTGGGGGTTACGGAGGCACGGCGGAGGGAATCATCCCCACTGGCTCCATCAAAG GACCTGCTGTGCGCTACAACGCTGACTTTCACAAACGGATCCCCGTTACAGGAATAG GTCCCAGCATGcatcacagcagcagcagctcctccaTGGCGGCAGAGGACACCAGCCGAGGTGTGGCGGTGGAGAAGCTGGAAAATGTCAAGAAGTGGGGTCTGAGCACCTACAAG TGCACCAAGCAAATGATCTCAGAGCGTTTTGGCCGCGGATCCCGGACCGTGGACCTGGAGCTGGAAGCCCAGATCGAACTGCTGAGAGACACCAAGTGCAAATACGAGAATGTGCTGCGACTGGCCCGAGCGCTGACCAACCACTTCTACAACATGGTGCAGACGCAGCACTCGCTGGGAGACACCTTCGCCGACCTCAGCCAGAAGTCTCCTGAGCTGCGG GACGAGTTTGGCTACAACGCAGAGACCCAGAAGCTTCTTTGCAAGAACGGCGAGACTCTGCTGGGCGCCATCAACTTCTTTGTATCCAGCATCAACACGCTGGTCAACAAGACCATGGAAGACACCCTCATGACCATCAAGATGTATGAAAACTCCAG GTTGGAGTACGACGCCTATCGGTCGGACCTGGAGGAGCTGAGTTTGGGTCCCAGGGACGCAGCGGCTGTGGCCCGCATAGACGCGGCGCAGGAGCAGTACCAAGTCCAGAAGGATAGGTACGAACGACTCCGCTCAGATGTCACCATCAAACTGAAGTTCCTGGAAGAGAACAAG GTGAAGGTGATGCACAAGCAGCTTCTGCTCTTCCACAACGCCATCTCCGCCTACTTTGCCGGTAACCAGCAGCAGCTGGCACAGACGCTCCAGCAGTTCAACATCAAGCTGAAGCCCCCGGGGGCAGACAAGCCATCCTGGCTGGAGGAGCAGTGA
- the LOC129189323 gene encoding arfaptin-2-like isoform X19, with the protein MVSGPNLNETSIVSGGYGGTAEGIIPTGSIKGPSMHHSSSSSSMAAEDTSRGVAVEKLENVKKWGLSTYKCTKQMISERFGRGSRTVDLELEAQIELLRDTKCKYENVLRLARALTNHFYNMVQTQHSLGDTFADLSQKSPELRDEFGYNAETQKLLCKNGETLLGAINFFVSSINTLVNKTMEDTLMTIKMYENSRLEYDAYRSDLEELSLGPRDAAAVARIDAAQEQYQVQKDRYERLRSDVTIKLKFLEENKVKVMHKQLLLFHNAISAYFAGNQQQLAQTLQQFNIKLKPPGADKPSWLEEQ; encoded by the exons ATGGTGTCGGGTCCAAACCTCAACGAGACCAGCATTGTGTCTGGGGGTTACGGAGGCACGGCGGAGGGAATCATCCCCACTGGCTCCATCAAAG GTCCCAGCATGcatcacagcagcagcagctcctccaTGGCGGCAGAGGACACCAGCCGAGGTGTGGCGGTGGAGAAGCTGGAAAATGTCAAGAAGTGGGGTCTGAGCACCTACAAG TGCACCAAGCAAATGATCTCAGAGCGTTTTGGCCGCGGATCCCGGACCGTGGACCTGGAGCTGGAAGCCCAGATCGAACTGCTGAGAGACACCAAGTGCAAATACGAGAATGTGCTGCGACTGGCCCGAGCGCTGACCAACCACTTCTACAACATGGTGCAGACGCAGCACTCGCTGGGAGACACCTTCGCCGACCTCAGCCAGAAGTCTCCTGAGCTGCGG GACGAGTTTGGCTACAACGCAGAGACCCAGAAGCTTCTTTGCAAGAACGGCGAGACTCTGCTGGGCGCCATCAACTTCTTTGTATCCAGCATCAACACGCTGGTCAACAAGACCATGGAAGACACCCTCATGACCATCAAGATGTATGAAAACTCCAG GTTGGAGTACGACGCCTATCGGTCGGACCTGGAGGAGCTGAGTTTGGGTCCCAGGGACGCAGCGGCTGTGGCCCGCATAGACGCGGCGCAGGAGCAGTACCAAGTCCAGAAGGATAGGTACGAACGACTCCGCTCAGATGTCACCATCAAACTGAAGTTCCTGGAAGAGAACAAG GTGAAGGTGATGCACAAGCAGCTTCTGCTCTTCCACAACGCCATCTCCGCCTACTTTGCCGGTAACCAGCAGCAGCTGGCACAGACGCTCCAGCAGTTCAACATCAAGCTGAAGCCCCCGGGGGCAGACAAGCCATCCTGGCTGGAGGAGCAGTGA
- the LOC129189323 gene encoding arfaptin-2-like isoform X7, translated as MADGIMSKAATMEIPINSNGDTRTLSEDDGLEQVYVQAVKLQRRLDEKDLQQVMVSGPNLNETSIVSGGYGGTAEGIIPTGSIKGPAVRYNADFHKRIPVTGIGPSMHHSSSSSSMAAEDTSRGVAVEKLENVKKWGLSTYKCTKQMISERFGRGSRTVDLELEAQIELLRDTKCKYENVLRLARALTNHFYNMVQTQHSLGDTFADLSQKSPELRDEFGYNAETQKLLCKNGETLLGAINFFVSSINTLVNKTMEDTLMTIKMYENSRLEYDAYRSDLEELSLGPRDAAAVARIDAAQEQYQVQKDRYERLRSDVTIKLKFLEENKVKVMHKQLLLFHNAISAYFAGNQQQLAQTLQQFNIKLKPPGADKPSWLEEQ; from the exons ATGGCGGACGGCATCATGAGCAAAGCCGCCACCATGGAGATCCCCATCAACAGCAATGGCGACACAAGAACACTATCTGAAGATGACGGCCTAGAACAG GTCTATGTGCAGGCTGTTAAGCTGCAGCGGCGTTTAGATGAGAAG GACCTGCAGCAGGTGATGGTGTCGGGTCCAAACCTCAACGAGACCAGCATTGTGTCTGGGGGTTACGGAGGCACGGCGGAGGGAATCATCCCCACTGGCTCCATCAAAG GACCTGCTGTGCGCTACAACGCTGACTTTCACAAACGGATCCCCGTTACAGGAATAG GTCCCAGCATGcatcacagcagcagcagctcctccaTGGCGGCAGAGGACACCAGCCGAGGTGTGGCGGTGGAGAAGCTGGAAAATGTCAAGAAGTGGGGTCTGAGCACCTACAAG TGCACCAAGCAAATGATCTCAGAGCGTTTTGGCCGCGGATCCCGGACCGTGGACCTGGAGCTGGAAGCCCAGATCGAACTGCTGAGAGACACCAAGTGCAAATACGAGAATGTGCTGCGACTGGCCCGAGCGCTGACCAACCACTTCTACAACATGGTGCAGACGCAGCACTCGCTGGGAGACACCTTCGCCGACCTCAGCCAGAAGTCTCCTGAGCTGCGG GACGAGTTTGGCTACAACGCAGAGACCCAGAAGCTTCTTTGCAAGAACGGCGAGACTCTGCTGGGCGCCATCAACTTCTTTGTATCCAGCATCAACACGCTGGTCAACAAGACCATGGAAGACACCCTCATGACCATCAAGATGTATGAAAACTCCAG GTTGGAGTACGACGCCTATCGGTCGGACCTGGAGGAGCTGAGTTTGGGTCCCAGGGACGCAGCGGCTGTGGCCCGCATAGACGCGGCGCAGGAGCAGTACCAAGTCCAGAAGGATAGGTACGAACGACTCCGCTCAGATGTCACCATCAAACTGAAGTTCCTGGAAGAGAACAAG GTGAAGGTGATGCACAAGCAGCTTCTGCTCTTCCACAACGCCATCTCCGCCTACTTTGCCGGTAACCAGCAGCAGCTGGCACAGACGCTCCAGCAGTTCAACATCAAGCTGAAGCCCCCGGGGGCAGACAAGCCATCCTGGCTGGAGGAGCAGTGA